The following nucleotide sequence is from Pseudomonas putida S13.1.2.
AAGCAGTTCTTCGATACCAAGCGCCTGGTCAATGCCGAACTCACCTTGGCCGAAGGGGCGATCCGCGGCTGGGACCGGCGCAACGTCTACTACTTCCAGATGCTTGGCTCGCTGGCCGCGCATTACGGCTTCAGCCTGGAAGAACCGTTCGGCGAGCTGTCGGCCGAGCACCAGAAGGTCATCCTGCAAGGCAGTGGCAAGCAGACTGTCGACTTCAAGTACCTCAACGACCGTGGCGACATCGTCAAGCGCTCGCACCCGTTCGAAGGCATCGTGCCAAACCTTGAGCGCCGCTACCGCGAGACCGAATCGGCCACTGTGCGTGAAGAGCTGGCGAAGTTCCTCGGCACCCAGCCCTGCCCGGATTGCCGCGGTACCCGCCTGCGCCGCGAGGCGCGGCATGTATGGGTTGGCGAAAAGACCTTGCCGGCGGTGACCAACCTGCCGATCGGTGAGGCCAGCAGCTACTTTGGCGACCTGACCCTGACCGGCCGCCGTGGCGAGATTGCTTCAAAGATTCTCAAGGAAATCTGCGAGCGCCTGCAGTTCCTGGTCAACGTCGGCCTCGACTACCTCACCCTCGACCGCAGCGCCGATACCCTGTCCGGTGGCGAAGCGCAGCGTATCCGTCTGGCCAGCCAGATTGGCGCCGGCCTGGTCGGGGTGATGTACATCCTCGATGAACCGTCCATCGGCCTTCATCAGCGCGACAACGACCGCCTGCTGGCTACCCTCAACCACCTGCGCGACCTGGGCAATACGGTGATCGTGGTGGAGCATGACGAGGACGCCATTCGCCTGGCCGACTACGTGGTCGACATCGGCCCCGGGGCCGGTGTACATGGTGGCCAGATCGTCGCCGAGGGCACACCGCAGCAGGTCATGGACCACCCCGATTCGTTGACCGGCAAGTACCTGTCCGGGCGCAAGAAGATCGTCGTGCCGGCCAAGCGCACGCCCCGCAACAAGAAGCTGCAGCTCAAGCTCAAGGGCGCGCGCGGCAACAACCTGCAGAACGTCGACCTGGAAGTCCCGATCGGCCTGCTGACCTGTGTGACCGGGGTATCCGGTTCGGGCAAGTCGACCCTTATCAACAACACCCTGTTCCCGCTGGCAGCCACCGCCCTCAATGGAGCAAGCACCCTGGAAGCGGCCCCGCACAGCAGCATGGACGGCTTGCAGCATCTGGACAAGGTGGTGGATATCGACCAGAGCCCGATCGGCCGTACCCCGCGCTCGAACCCGGCGACCTACACCGGCATCTTCACGCCGATCCGCGAGCTGTTCTCCGGCGTGCCGGAATCGCGCTCACGCGGCTACGGCCCGGGGCGCTTCTCGTTCAACGTCAAGGGCGGCCGCTGCGAGGCTTGCCAGGGCGACGGTTTGATCAAGGTGGAGATGCACTTCTTGCCAGACATCTACGTCCCGTGCGACGTGTGCAAGAGCAAGCGCTACAACCGCGAAACCCTGGAGATCAAGTACAAGGGCAAGAACATCCACGAGGTGCTGGAAATGACCATCGAGGATGCCCGCGAGTTCTTCGACGCAGTACCGGCGCTGGCGCGCAAGCTGCAAACGCTGATGGATGTGGGCCTGTCGTACATCAAACTGGGCCAGTCGGCCACCACACTGTCTGGCGGTGAGGCGCAGCGGGTGAAGCTGTCGCGCGAGCTGTCCAAGCGCGATACCGGCAAGACCCTGTACATCCTCGATGAACCCACCACCGGCCTGCACTTTGCTGATATCCAGCAGCTGCTGGACGTGTTGCATCGCTTGCGCGACCACGGCAACACCGTGGTGGTGATCGAGCACAACCTGGATGTGATCAAGACCGCTGACTGGCTGGTGGACCTGGGGCCGGAGGGTGGTTCCAAGGGTGGACAGATCATTGCCTGCGGTACGCCGGAAGAGCTGTGTGAGATGAAACAGTCTTACACCGGGCATTACCTGAAGCCGCTGCTGGAGCGGGATCGGGCCTGAGTGTTGCCGCCGCAATGAAAAAGCCCCTGGTACCGTTGGTGCCAGGGGCTTTTTCTTGAGTCTGTGGATAACTTACATCTGCGACTGCAGGTAGTTCTCCAGGCCAATGGCCTTGATCAGCCCTTGCTGCTTCTCCAGCCAGTAGGTGTGATCTTCTTCAGTATCAGCCAATTGCGCACGGAGAATGTCACGGCTGATGTAGTCCTTGTGCAGCTCGCACAGCTCGATGCCTTTGCACAGGGCGCCACGCACCTTGTATTCGAGCTTGAGGTCAGCCTCGATCATTTCCGGCACGGTGCTGCCGACTTCCAGGTCGTCCGCACGCATGTCAGGGGTGCCTTCGAGCATCAGGATGCGACGCATCAGGGCATCAGCGTGCTGCGTCTCTTCTTCCATCTCGTGGTTGATGCGCTCGTAGAGCTTGGACAGGCCCCAGTCTTCGTACATGCGCGAATGAATGAAGTACTGGTCGCGTGCCGCCAGTTCGCCCTTCAGCAGCGTGACGAGGTAGTTGATTACATCTGGGTGGCCTTGCATCGCCCTGGTTCTCCATGTGAAAACGTCTATGCCACATAGTGTGAACCAGCTTTTGCCTGCGGTCACTGAAAAACGCGCAATCAGGAGCAAAAAATCGGTTAAACAGTAGTGATATTCATTGAAAAACCGCCCAAATGAGGGCGGTTCTGCTTATCACTTAGAGTCAGGCCAGATTGATACCCAAGGCCTTGGCAATCCCTTCGCCGTAGGCAGGGTCGGCCTTGAAGAAGTACTGCAACTGGCGCTGGATCACGTCCTGGCTGACACCTGCCATGGTCCCGGCGATGTTGCTGATCAGCAGCGCCTTCTGCGCCTCGCTCATCAGGCGGAACAACGCGCCGGCGTGGCTGAAGTAGTCGGTGTCCTCACGGTGATCGTAACGGTCCGCCGAACCGTTCAGGGTCAGCGCCGGTTCGGCATGGCGTGGTGACTGCTTTGGTGCCTCAGCGTAGCTGTTGGGCTCGTAGTTCGGTGCACTGCCGTAACTGCCAGTGGCCATGGCGCCGTCGCGCTGGTAGCTGTTGACCGCGCAGCGCGGCGCATTCACCGGCAACTGCTGGTGGTTGGTGCCCACACGGTAGCGGTGTGCGTCTGCGTAGGCGAATACACGGCCCTGCAGCATGCGGTCCGGCGAAAGGCCCACCCCTGGCACCATGTTGCTCGGCCCGAAC
It contains:
- the uvrA gene encoding excinuclease ABC subunit UvrA, encoding MDKILIRGARTHNLKNIDLTLPRDKLIVITGLSGSGKSSLAFDTLYAEGQRRYVESLSAYARQFLSMMEKPDVDTIEGLSPAISIEQKSTSHNPRSTVGTITEIYDYLRLLYARVGTPRCPDHDIPLEAQTISQMVDLVLERPEGSKLMLLAPVVRERKGEHLAVFDELRAQGFVRARVNGKLYELDELPKLDKQKKHSIDVVVDRFKVRADLQQRLAESFETALKLADGIALVAPMDDEEGEEMIFSARFACPVCGHAISELEPKLFSFNNPAGACPTCDGLGVKQFFDTKRLVNAELTLAEGAIRGWDRRNVYYFQMLGSLAAHYGFSLEEPFGELSAEHQKVILQGSGKQTVDFKYLNDRGDIVKRSHPFEGIVPNLERRYRETESATVREELAKFLGTQPCPDCRGTRLRREARHVWVGEKTLPAVTNLPIGEASSYFGDLTLTGRRGEIASKILKEICERLQFLVNVGLDYLTLDRSADTLSGGEAQRIRLASQIGAGLVGVMYILDEPSIGLHQRDNDRLLATLNHLRDLGNTVIVVEHDEDAIRLADYVVDIGPGAGVHGGQIVAEGTPQQVMDHPDSLTGKYLSGRKKIVVPAKRTPRNKKLQLKLKGARGNNLQNVDLEVPIGLLTCVTGVSGSGKSTLINNTLFPLAATALNGASTLEAAPHSSMDGLQHLDKVVDIDQSPIGRTPRSNPATYTGIFTPIRELFSGVPESRSRGYGPGRFSFNVKGGRCEACQGDGLIKVEMHFLPDIYVPCDVCKSKRYNRETLEIKYKGKNIHEVLEMTIEDAREFFDAVPALARKLQTLMDVGLSYIKLGQSATTLSGGEAQRVKLSRELSKRDTGKTLYILDEPTTGLHFADIQQLLDVLHRLRDHGNTVVVIEHNLDVIKTADWLVDLGPEGGSKGGQIIACGTPEELCEMKQSYTGHYLKPLLERDRA
- the bfr gene encoding bacterioferritin, translated to MQGHPDVINYLVTLLKGELAARDQYFIHSRMYEDWGLSKLYERINHEMEEETQHADALMRRILMLEGTPDMRADDLEVGSTVPEMIEADLKLEYKVRGALCKGIELCELHKDYISRDILRAQLADTEEDHTYWLEKQQGLIKAIGLENYLQSQM